One Bos taurus isolate L1 Dominette 01449 registration number 42190680 breed Hereford chromosome 14, ARS-UCD2.0, whole genome shotgun sequence genomic region harbors:
- the RBM12B gene encoding RNA-binding protein 12B, whose product MAVVIRLLGLPFIAGPVDIRHFFTGLTIPDGGVHIIGGEIGEAFIIFATDEDARRAVSRSGGFIKDSSVELFLSSKAEMQKTIEMKRTDRMGRERPGSGASGVGSLSNFVEAIKEEGSNSGYGSPINQDAGFHTNGTGHGDLRPRKTRPLTAENPYLFLRGLPYLVNEDDVRVFFSGLCVDGVIFLKHHDGRNNGDAIVKFASCIDASGGLKCHRSFMGSRFIEVMQGSEKQWIDFGGNLIKEGDISMRTEEHTPPRGINDRHFRKRSHSKSPRRTCSRSPLGFYVHLKNLSVSINKRDLRNFFRDTDLTNEQIRFLYKDERRTRYAFVMFKTLKDYNTALGLHKTVLQYRPVYIDPVSREQMLKFIECYEKKRPASTEKERLGQVSQKHSQEGYSGQKLCIYIRNFPFDVTKVEVQKFFADFSLAEDDICLLYDDKGVGLGEALVKFKSEEQAVKAERLNRRRFLGTEVLLRLISEAQMQEFGVNFSSMSSERMHDHSQSCDRDDHSHSFDSNDPPVYSGGPSENFRHQQEDLRQLDNFKHPQGDFRPPERRPPEDFRHSPEDFRRSPENFRRLEEEHFRRPPEEDFRRSREEDFRYPREEDWRRPPEEDFRRPPKEDFRRPQEEDWRHPPEGDLRRPPEEDWRRPPEEDFRRLPPGEWRRQPEEDFRRPPEEDFRRPPEEDFWRPHQEDFRRSPEEDFRGSPEDFRRPPPEHFRRPPPEHFRRPPPDHFRRLPPEHFRRPPQEHFRRPPQEHFRRPSQEHFRRPPQELFRRPPQEHFRRPREEDFRHPQDEDFRGPPDEDFRHPSEEDFRSSQEEDFRSPSDEDFRRLPEEDLREAPEEDSRVPDRFRLPGEEFRSPPGFRSHRPFVNFGRPEGGKFDFGKRNMGSFPEGRFMPDPKLNCNSGRVTPIKIMNLPFKANVNEILDFFHGYRIIPDSVSIQYNEQGLPTGEAIVAMINYNEAMAAIKDLNDRPVGPRKVKLILL is encoded by the coding sequence ATGGCTGTAGTCATCCGTTTACTGGGGCTTCCTTTTATTGCGGGGCCTGTGGATATCCGTCACTTCTTCACGGGATTGACTATTCCTGATGGAGGAGTGCATATAATTGGAGGGGAAATTGGGgaggcttttattatttttgcaacaGATGAAGATGCAAGACGTGCCGTAAGTCGTTCAGGAGGGTTTATCAAGGATTCATCTGTAGAGCTCTTTCTTAGTAGTAAAGCAGAAATGCAGAAGActatagaaatgaaaagaactgaccgCATGGGAAGAGAGAGACCAGGATCTGGGGCATCAGGGGTTGGCAGCTTATCTAATTTTGTTGAGGCTATTAAAGAAGAAGGAAGTAATTCTGGATATGGTTCTCCGATTAATCAAGATGCTGGGTTTCATACTAACGGTACAGGACATGGTGATTTAAGGCCAAGAAAGACACGGCCATTGACAGCTGAGAATCCTTACTTGTTTCTACGAGGCTTGCCGTACTTAGTAAATGAAGATGATGTACGTGTCTTTTTCTCTGGTTTATGTGTGGAtggagtaatttttttaaagcatcatgaTGGCCGAAATAATGGTGATGCCATAGTAAAATTTGCCTCATGTATTGATGCTTCAGGAGGTCTTAAATGTCATAGAAGTTTTATGGGTTCAAGATTTATTGAAGTAATGCAAGGCTCAGAAAAACAGTGGATTGATTTTGGAGGTAATTTAATTAAGGAAGGTGACATTTCTATGAGGACTGAAGAACATACACCACCAAGAGGAATTAATGATAGACATTTTCGGAAACGATCTCATTCAAAATCTCCCAGAAGAACATGTTCCCGTTCTCCTCTGGGATTTTATGTTCACTTAAAAAATCTGTCTGTAAGTATTAACAAAAGagatttaagaaatttttttagAGATACTGATCTGACAAATGAACAGATTAGGTTTTTATATAAAGATGAAAGAAGAACAAGATATGCCTTTGTGATGTTCAAGACTCTGAAAGACTATAACACTGCTCTGGGTTTACATAAGACTGTTTTACAATATCGTCCAGTTTATATTGATCCAGTTTCTAGGGAACAGATGCTGAAGTTTATTGAATGTTATGAAAAGAAAAGACCAGCatcaacagagaaagagagacttgGACAGGTCTCACAAAAACACTCTCAAGAAGGCTACTCTGGCCAGAAATTGTGCATATATATAAGAAATTTCCCATTTGATGTTACAAAAGTTGAAGTGCAGAAGTTCTTTGCTGACTTTTCTCTTGCTGAGGATGACATTTGCTTGCTTTATGATGACAAAGGAGTTGGTCTAGGAGAAGCGTTGGTGAAATTCAAATCAGAAGAACAGGCCGTGAAAGCTGAACGTTTAAACCGACGGAGATTCTTGGGGACAGAGGTGTTGCTAAGGCTCATATCTGAGGCACAAATGCAGGAGTTTGGTGTAAATTTTTCTTCAATGTCTAGTGAAAGAATGCATGACCATTCACAGTCTTGTGATAGAGATGATCATTCCCATTCGTTTGACTCAAATGATCCACCAGTATACTCAGGTGGCCCTTCGGAAAACTTTAGGCATCAGCAAGAGGACTTGAGGCAACTGGACAATTTCAAGCATCCTCAAGGGGATTTCCGACCACCTGAAAGACGCCCTCCAGAAGACTTTAGGCATTCCCCAGAGGATTTCAGGCGGTCCCCGGAAAACTTCAGGCGCCTTGAGGAGGAACACTTCAGGCGGCCTCCTGAGGAGGACTTCAGGCGCTCTCGGGAGGAGGATTTCCGGTACCCAAGGGAGGAGGACTGGAGGCGGCCACCTGAGGAGGATTTCAGGCGACCTCCCAAGGAAGACTTCAGGAGACCCCAGGAGGAGGACTGGAGGCACCCCCCAGAGGGAGACTTAAGGAGGCCACCTGAGGAGGATTGGAGGCGGCCTCCTGAGGAAGACTTCAGGCGGCTTCCCCCAGGGGAATGGAGGCGACAACCTGAGGAAGACTTTAGGCGGCCCCCGGAGGAGGATTTCAGGCGCCCTCCTGAGGAGGACTTTTGGCGACCCCACCAGGAGGACTTCAGGCGGTCTCCTGAGGAGGATTTCCGAGGTTCTCCCGAGGACTTCAGACGGCCACCCCCGGAACACTTCCGGCGGCCGCCCCCAGAGCACTTCCGACGGCCGCCCCCAGATCACTTCCGTCGGCTGCCCCCGGAGCACTTCCGGCGACCACCTCAGGAGCATTTCCGGCGGCCACCGCAGGAGCACTTCAGGCGGCCATCCCAGGAGCATTTTAGACGACCGCCTCAGGAACTTTTCAGGCGGCCACCTCAGGAACACTTCAGGCGCCCCCGAGAGGAAGATTTTAGGCACCCACAGGATGAAGATTTCAGGGGCCCTCCGGATGAAGACTTTAGGCACCCTTCTGAAGAAGACTTCAGGAGTTCTCAGGAGGAAGATTTTAGAAGCCCTTCTGATGAGGACTTCAGGCGGCTCCCGGAGGAAGACCTCAGGGAAGCTCCAGAGGAGGACTCCAGAGTTCCTGACAGATTTAGACTTCCTGGTGAGGAGTTTAGGAGCCCCCCTGGTTTTAGAAGTCATCGTCCTTTTGTGAATTTTGGTCGCCCAGAAGGTGGCAAATTTGATTTTGGAAAGCGTAATATGGGAAGTTTTCCTGAGGGGAGATTTATGCCTGATCCGAAATTAAATTGTAATTCAGGTAGAGTAACACCTATTAAGATAATGAATCTTCCATTTAAAGCTAATGTTAATGAGATTTTAGATTTCTTCCATGGTTATAGAATCATACCTGATTCAGTTTCAATACAGTATAATGAGCAAGGATTACCCACAGGGGAAGCCATTGTTGCCATGATAAACTACAATGAAGCTATGGCTGCTATTAAAGACCTGAATGATAGACCAGTTGGCCCCCGCAAGGTTAAGTTAATTTTGCTCTAG